From the Methanoculleus caldifontis genome, the window GGGAGTGCCAGGACCTCGTCAAACTCGTCAAGCACGAGAGCAGGGTGGAGACGATCCCGCTCGGCGGGGTCTGTTTCGTCCCGCTGATCGGGCAGTTCGGGTGGAGAGGAGAGGAAGGCCCGTGACGGTCTACGAGATCACCCGGGACCTCTCCGCAGACGCGGTCCTCTACCCCGGAGACGTCCGGCCCCGGTTCCAGGAGATCGATACCGGCCAGTACCGGGTGACGGAGATGACCCTCGGGACTCACACGGGGACGCACATCGACGCCCCGTCCCATTACGTCGGGGGGGGCATGACGGTCGACGCTATCCCCCCCGGCGTCCTCGTAGGGCCGGCACGGGTGCTCGACTGCACCGACGCGGAACGGCTCATCGGTCCGGACCACCTCGCCGGGCGCCTCGCCGGAACCCGGACGCTCCTCCTCAAAACCTGGTTCTCGGGGCGGCGGGAGTTCGATCCCGGCTACCCGTCGCTCTCCTCTGAAGCGGCGAAGATGGTCGTCGAGGCCGGGATCACCTGCCTCGGCACCGACGCCCCCTCGATCGAGGAGTTCGATTGCGACGGCTCGGTCCACCGGCTCCTGCTCGGGAGCGGGACGGTCGTCCTCGAACTCCTCGATCTTGCGGCCGTGCCGGAGGGGGAGTACTTCATGGCGGCGCTGCCGCTGCGGATCAGGGGTGCCGACGGGTCGCCCGTGCGGGCGATTCTCTGGGATAAGGAGGAATTTGCGTGAGTTTCTGGCACGAGGCAATCGGAAAGATCGAGGAAGTGATCAAGGAGAGCGGGGTCGAAGACGGGGTCGTGACGCTCGAAGTGACCTACGGCGGGGACGTCTGCCAGTATCCCAGGGGTGTCCGCATGGAAGGGCACTTCGGGGGGAAGACCGGGCAGTTCGTCACGAGCGACCCGGTCCGGGCCAACACCCGGATCTCGTTCATGTTCGGCTCGGCGCTTGCGAACCCCAAACAGCGGGCGGCGGCAGGCGCGATCGTCAACACCGTCTCGGCGTTCTTCCTCCTGGCACGCAGGCTCCGCCCCTGCACCCCCGACTGCTACGGCCCCTGCCTCGCGGAACTCTCCCGCGAGGTCGCCGGGAAACAGGTCTACCTGGTCGGCCCGATGCCGGTGCTTGAGAAGGCCCTCGCGGGCCAGACGGTCGACTCGCCCGAAGCGGCCGATCTCCTCCTGGTCGCCGGGGACGGCCTGGCGACCGACGCAGGGGTCGCCTGCATCGACGAGTACCGGGGGAAAAAGAGGATGATCTTCCTCGGCCCCTCGACCGCCGGGGTCAGTGGCCTCTTAACTATCGAGCACTGGTGTCCTTACGGCCGATGAATACCTTTTTTTAGGGAAACAAGGATTATACAGGAGTATGCTTTTCGGCTCTTCCGGAATCCGGCAGGAGTTCAGCTCCGGCCTCGTCGACCTCGCGCTTCGTATCGGGGCTGCCGTCGCGGGCGGCGCCTCAAACATCGCCGTGGGCAGGGATACCCGCACGACGAGCGAACTTCTTGAACACTGCGTCGTCACCGGGATGCTCTCGGCCGGTGCAACCGTCCATACCTGCGGCGTCGCGCCCACCCCGACCGTCGCCCACGCGACGGGATGCGTCGACGCGGGATGCATGATCACCGCCTCGCATAACCCCGAGTCCTACAACGGGGTGAAACTCTTCAACCCCGACGGGTCCTCGTTCACCCTCCGGCAGCAGGCGGCGATCGAGGAAGCGCTCGAAGCGACCCACTGGAAGAGCTGGGCCGAGCAGGGGCGCGTCGTCTCCATCGATGCGGTGGAAGCCCACCGCGAGGCGATTCTCGAGAAAATCAGCCTCTCGCGGCCGATCGACGTCGTGCTCGACTGCGGCAACGGCGCCGCGAGCGTCATCAGCCCCGACCTCCTCGCAGCGGCGGGAGCGACCGTCACCGGCCTGAACTGCAACGTCTTCGGCCGGTTTGCCCGGCCCTCTGAACCGCTCGAGGCGAACCTCCCCTACGCCGGAGAACTCGTCAGGAAGCGGGAGGCCGCGTGCGCGATCATCCACGACGGCGACGCTGATCGGATGATGGCCTTTGACGAGCGGGGCCGCTACATCGACGGGGACCACCTCCTGATGCTCTTTGCGAAGTATCTCGACCGGAAGCGCGTCGTCACGACCGTCGACGCCTCGATGGCGATCGAGGAGATCGCCGAGGTCCACCGCACCCCCGTCGGGGACAGTTTCGTCTCTGAGGAGCTCCTCTCCTGGGGAGACTTCGGCGGCGAGGCCTCGGGGAGCTGGATCTTCCCCGAACATTCCTACTGTCCGGACGGGATCTACGCCGCGGCCCTGCTCTGCGAGATCGCGTCCGAGTGGTCGATCGCAGAAGAACTCGACCGGATGCCCCGCTACACCCTTCTCCGGGAGTCCTACCGCATCCCCTCGCCCCGCCAGGTCATGACGGCGATGGGGGCCGACGAACCGACCCACGGGGTCCGGTTCGAGGACGAGGACGGCTGGTATCTGGTCCGGGCGAGCGGCACCGAGCCGAAGGTCCGGATCACGGCCGAGGGCAGAACCCCGGCAAAAGCGAAGGAGATGCTTGAACTGGGCCACGCCGCCCTTGAGAAGGCGAAGCGCAGTCAGGAGTGAGTCTATGCAGTGTGTCGTACTTGCAGCAGGAGAAGGGAAACGGATGCGCCCCCTGACCGCCCGGCGCCCGAAGGTGATGCTCCCCATAGCGAACCGCCCGATGATGGAACACCTGGTCCTCGCGGCCCGCGATGCCGGGATCACCGAGTTCATCTTCGTCGTCGGCTACTTCGAACGCGAGATCCGGAACCACTTCGGGGACGGGAGCACGCTCGGCGTGAAGATCGCCTACGTGACCCAGCGGCACCAGCTCGGCACCGCCGACGCCCTGCGTGCGACGGCGGGGATGGTCACCGACAGGTTCCTCCTCTTGAACGGCGATATGGTCTTAAAGACTGACGATATCCGGGAGTTCTGCACGAGGAACGCACCGTGCGTCGGGATCCACGGGACCGACCACCCGCAGGACTACGGCGTCGTGACGGTGGAGGAAGACCGGATCACCGGCCTCGAGGAGAAGTCGGAGCACCCCAAAAGCAACCTGATCAACGCGGGCGCCTACCTCTTCAACCCCGATATCTTCGACCTCATCACCAGGATCGGGATATCCGGCCGCGGAGAGTTCGAACTGACCGACGCCCTCGAGTCTTATATCAGAGAAGGGAAGCTCACCGCATACCCGCTGGACTACTGGCTCGACGTCGGGCAGCCCTGGGACCTCCTCGACGCGAACGGAGCGCTCCTCGGTGCGATGCAGCACGAGCAGCACGGCACCGTCGAGAACGGGTGTACCCTTCCCGAGACGGTCAGCATCGGGAAAGGGACGGTGATCCGGGCCGGGACCTACATCGAGGGGGCCTGCGTCATCGGCGAGAACTGCGTCATCGGCCCCCACGCCTACATCCGTGGTTCGACCGCCATCGGTGATAACTGCCATATCGGGCACGCGACCGAGATCAAGAACTCCATCGTCATGCCGGGAACAAAGATCCCGCACTTCAACTACATCGGCGACAGCGTCATCGGGAGCGGGTGCAACTTCGGCGCCGGCACCAAGGTTGCGAACCTCCGGCACGACAACGGGGCGGTGAAGGTCTGCGGGAAGTCGACCGGCCGGAGGAAGTTCGGCGCCATCATCGGCGACGATGTCCTCTTCGGGATCAACTGCTCGGTCAACGTCGGGAGCCTCATCGGCAGCAACACCCGGGTAGCCCCCCACTCGCTCGTGGAAGGGTGCATCGAGGAAGGATCGATCATCAGGTGAGGGAGAAGATGCAGGCAGTCATTCTAGCAGCAGGAGAAGGGAGCCGCCTCCGGCCGCTGACCCGGAGCAAGCCCAAAGCCATGCTCCCGGTCGCGAACCGGCCGATCATCGAGTACGTCATCGATGCCCTCCTCGAGAACGGGATCCGCGATATTGTGGTAGTCGTCGGCTACAGGAAGGAGGACGTCATCCGGCACCTCAACCGGCTCGACGCCCCGATCGAGGTCGTCGTGCAGGAACGGCAGCTCGGGACCGCCGACGCCCTCCGGGCGGCCGAGTCGGAGATCACGGAGGACTTCCTCGTCCTCCCCGGCGACAACTACATCAACGCGGAGTCGGTCGCCCGGATCAAACAGGAGCGTAACGCGATGCTCGTCGCCGAACACCCGAACCCCTCGAACTTCGGGGTCGTGGTGATCAGAAACGGCCTCGTCCGCGAGATCATCGAGAAGCCCGAGGACGCCCCGACGTTCACCGTCTCGACCGGGGTCTACTCGTTTACGCCCGACGTCTTCTCCTTCCTCCGGACGACCGAGATCCCCGACGCCCTCGCTGCCATGATCGCGGCGGGCCGGCGGATCCGGGCGATCCCGGCGGACGACTGGCAGGACGCCATCTACTCCTGGGACCTCCTGAAACTGAACAGCCGGATGCTCAAAAGCGTCCGCCCGAAGATCGGCGGGCAGATCGATGCGTCCGTCATCCGGAGGGGGGTGGTCCGCATCGGGACCGGAACGACGATCGGGCCGAACACCGTCATCTACGGCCCCGTCACGATCGGGGACAACTGCAACATCGGCCCGAACTGCGTCATCATGCCCGACGTAAGCATCGGCGATAGGGTGGTGCTCGAACCCTTCACCTACACCGCCGACTCGCTCATCATGAACGACGTCAATATCGGGTCTCATTCACGTATCGTCTCGGCCGTCTTCGGCCAGGGGTGCATCCTCGCGGACCATACCACCACCTACCCGTCTGCGAGTTACATCGAGGTCGGAGGGCGGCCCCAGAAGGAGGAATTCGGCGCAGTCCTCGGTGAAGGCGTCCGAGCGGGACCCTTCACAACATTTAAAAACTGTATAGCAGGTAACAGTGTCACCATCGAGGGGGGGAAGACGGTAGTCGGCCTCCTCGAGGATGGCACCCGGGTGATGTAGATGTGTGGTATTGTCGGCTACATCGGAAGACGGGACGCAACGCCGGTCCTGATCCAGGGATTGAAACGGCTTGAGTACCGGGGCTACGATTCGTTCGGGATCGCAACGGTCGGGAGCGCGATCGAGGTATACAAGAAGATGGGGAGGATCTCGGACGGCGAGGCCGGGGCAGCCCATCTCCACGGGTGCACCGGGATCGGGCACACCCGGTGGGCAACGCATGGCGAGCCCAACGACGTCAACGCCCACCCCCACACGGACTGCACGGGGAAGATCGCCGTGGTCCACAACGGGGTCATCGAGAACTACAGCGAGCTCAAACGGCAGCTCCTGGCACGCGGCCACATCTTCCGGTCGGAGACCGACACCGAGGTGATCGCCCATCTCATCGAGGAGCATTACGACGGCGATCTCCTCGCGGCGGTCAACGCGATCCTCCCCGAACTCCATGGCTCGTATGCGGTCCTCGCGATCGCAGAGGACACCGAGCAGATCGTCGCCGCACGGAACGCGAGCCCCCTCGTCCTCGGGGTCGGGGATGCTGAGGTCTTCGCCGCCTCGGACATGACGCCGCTCCTCGAGTACACCGAGCGCGTGATCTACCTCGAGGACGGCGACGTCGCCGATCTCACCCCCGACCGTTACACCGTCTACCACGACGGCCGGACCGTGGACCGCCCGGTGGAACTGATCAGCTGGTGCGTCGAGGATACCCGGAAGGGCGGGTTCGACCACTACATGTTAAAGGAGATCTTCGAGCAGCCCCAGTCCTTCTACGAGACCATCCGGGCCGGCATCGACGATCGTATCAGGCAGATGGTGTTGGAGGCCGAGGAGATCACCCTGGTTGCCTGCGGGACATCCTACCACACCGCCCTGATCTTCAAGTATCTCGCAGAAGCGCTCTGCAACATCCCCGTGCGGGTCGAACTCGGGTCGGAGTTCAAGTACTTCACCCCCCCTCTCCACGGCCTCGTGATCGCGGTCTCGCAGTCGGGTGAGACCGCGGACACGATCGCCGCCCTGAAGATGGCGAAAGCACGCAACTGCCCCACGCTCGCCATCACCAACATGCAGGGGAGCACGGTCACCCGCGTCGCCGACCAGACCCTCCTGATGCGGGCGGGCCCGGAGATCGGCGTCGCCGCGACCAAGTCCTATACGGCGCAGCTTGCGGCGCTGATGGAGATCGTCAACGTGCGGTGCGACGGGGCGTTCGACGACGTCCTCTCGCACGCCCATCTCGCCATCGGCGACGTCCTCCTCCATGAGATCAAAGAGGCGGTCGCCCTCTGCGCGGGTGCCGAGCACGTCTTCTTCGTCGGAAGGGGAGCGTTTTACCCGGTCTCCCTCGAGGGCGCCTTAAAGATGAAGGAGATCAGCTACGTCCACGCCGAAGGGTATGCGGCGGGCGAACTCAAGCACGGGCCGTTCGCCCTCCTCACCGCGGAGACGCCGGTGGTCGCCGTCTGCACCCCCGGCCCGACCTACGGCGTGATGGCCTCGAACATCAAGGAGATGAAGGCGAGGAAAGCCCCGGTCATCGCCCTCGGCGTCGTCGGGGATACGGAACTCGCCGAGATCACGGACATCTTCATCCCCATCCCGAACACACACCTTCTCGTGCAGGTGCTGACCGCGTCGGTCGTCCTCCAGCTGCTCGCGTACCACACCGCCTGTGCCCTGCAGTGCGACGTCGACAAACCCCGTAATCTGGCAAAGAGCGTGACTGTTGAATGATTGAGTATGGACGTAACGCCCTCGGCGAGGGGGCGACGATATTCGAGCCGGTGACCGTCGGGTTTCCCTCCCGCGACCGGATGGGAGAGAGCGACTACCAGGGCACCAGCATCGGGAGGAACGCGACTCTCCGGTCGGGCACCGTCATCTACTGCGACGTCGTGATCGGCGAGAACTTCCAGTCCGGCCACAACGTGCTGATCCGCGAAAAG encodes:
- a CDS encoding cyclase family protein, producing the protein MTVYEITRDLSADAVLYPGDVRPRFQEIDTGQYRVTEMTLGTHTGTHIDAPSHYVGGGMTVDAIPPGVLVGPARVLDCTDAERLIGPDHLAGRLAGTRTLLLKTWFSGRREFDPGYPSLSSEAAKMVVEAGITCLGTDAPSIEEFDCDGSVHRLLLGSGTVVLELLDLAAVPEGEYFMAALPLRIRGADGSPVRAILWDKEEFA
- a CDS encoding phosphopentomutase/phosphoglucosamine mutase, which codes for MLFGSSGIRQEFSSGLVDLALRIGAAVAGGASNIAVGRDTRTTSELLEHCVVTGMLSAGATVHTCGVAPTPTVAHATGCVDAGCMITASHNPESYNGVKLFNPDGSSFTLRQQAAIEEALEATHWKSWAEQGRVVSIDAVEAHREAILEKISLSRPIDVVLDCGNGAASVISPDLLAAAGATVTGLNCNVFGRFARPSEPLEANLPYAGELVRKREAACAIIHDGDADRMMAFDERGRYIDGDHLLMLFAKYLDRKRVVTTVDASMAIEEIAEVHRTPVGDSFVSEELLSWGDFGGEASGSWIFPEHSYCPDGIYAAALLCEIASEWSIAEELDRMPRYTLLRESYRIPSPRQVMTAMGADEPTHGVRFEDEDGWYLVRASGTEPKVRITAEGRTPAKAKEMLELGHAALEKAKRSQE
- the glmU gene encoding bifunctional sugar-1-phosphate nucleotidylyltransferase/acetyltransferase — protein: MQCVVLAAGEGKRMRPLTARRPKVMLPIANRPMMEHLVLAARDAGITEFIFVVGYFEREIRNHFGDGSTLGVKIAYVTQRHQLGTADALRATAGMVTDRFLLLNGDMVLKTDDIREFCTRNAPCVGIHGTDHPQDYGVVTVEEDRITGLEEKSEHPKSNLINAGAYLFNPDIFDLITRIGISGRGEFELTDALESYIREGKLTAYPLDYWLDVGQPWDLLDANGALLGAMQHEQHGTVENGCTLPETVSIGKGTVIRAGTYIEGACVIGENCVIGPHAYIRGSTAIGDNCHIGHATEIKNSIVMPGTKIPHFNYIGDSVIGSGCNFGAGTKVANLRHDNGAVKVCGKSTGRRKFGAIIGDDVLFGINCSVNVGSLIGSNTRVAPHSLVEGCIEEGSIIR
- a CDS encoding sugar phosphate nucleotidyltransferase yields the protein MQAVILAAGEGSRLRPLTRSKPKAMLPVANRPIIEYVIDALLENGIRDIVVVVGYRKEDVIRHLNRLDAPIEVVVQERQLGTADALRAAESEITEDFLVLPGDNYINAESVARIKQERNAMLVAEHPNPSNFGVVVIRNGLVREIIEKPEDAPTFTVSTGVYSFTPDVFSFLRTTEIPDALAAMIAAGRRIRAIPADDWQDAIYSWDLLKLNSRMLKSVRPKIGGQIDASVIRRGVVRIGTGTTIGPNTVIYGPVTIGDNCNIGPNCVIMPDVSIGDRVVLEPFTYTADSLIMNDVNIGSHSRIVSAVFGQGCILADHTTTYPSASYIEVGGRPQKEEFGAVLGEGVRAGPFTTFKNCIAGNSVTIEGGKTVVGLLEDGTRVM
- the glmS gene encoding glutamine--fructose-6-phosphate transaminase (isomerizing), with translation MCGIVGYIGRRDATPVLIQGLKRLEYRGYDSFGIATVGSAIEVYKKMGRISDGEAGAAHLHGCTGIGHTRWATHGEPNDVNAHPHTDCTGKIAVVHNGVIENYSELKRQLLARGHIFRSETDTEVIAHLIEEHYDGDLLAAVNAILPELHGSYAVLAIAEDTEQIVAARNASPLVLGVGDAEVFAASDMTPLLEYTERVIYLEDGDVADLTPDRYTVYHDGRTVDRPVELISWCVEDTRKGGFDHYMLKEIFEQPQSFYETIRAGIDDRIRQMVLEAEEITLVACGTSYHTALIFKYLAEALCNIPVRVELGSEFKYFTPPLHGLVIAVSQSGETADTIAALKMAKARNCPTLAITNMQGSTVTRVADQTLLMRAGPEIGVAATKSYTAQLAALMEIVNVRCDGAFDDVLSHAHLAIGDVLLHEIKEAVALCAGAEHVFFVGRGAFYPVSLEGALKMKEISYVHAEGYAAGELKHGPFALLTAETPVVAVCTPGPTYGVMASNIKEMKARKAPVIALGVVGDTELAEITDIFIPIPNTHLLVQVLTASVVLQLLAYHTACALQCDVDKPRNLAKSVTVE